One Bombus pyrosoma isolate SC7728 linkage group LG11, ASM1482585v1, whole genome shotgun sequence DNA segment encodes these proteins:
- the LOC122573008 gene encoding teneurin-m isoform X1 — translation MNYSQGKGRLYPAYSLSGSEGEENSPSLRGRAPAYPQNNHQTTQSHLNHYNASQHKQRAYQQQQQHPLYHMPSTGAGLSDTPTSGNASDETLTDSDLITVARDSALLVHNGCLLDNSAPRGPPDVPPRNPTMSRVNGRLPGSHAASDHERDPDLQPSCLVRTSSGGFYSIPKIPKNEYNNKNQSTGNSPIKVELQNNMDRVPLPYGHAPSMIPMRRQSIRCHFVKGVDWCSWKLIAMILLIVSLCITAALAYVVVSSILNRSYQSTKTCAVLVGENSDTKPLSSDGNKTSSSATASSSQSSGRTRQQASSGGSINPSASMLEHAYTRKRRDTFNQHALHQTVASREREQLSSTVTNEPTSQFNEDRPGMVNVHETEHADDQKSSSSLPLSSTSPLGSLLRANVSDSSVITNNYTTAATSSSVHPAASDSFVSLNDQPPESQINNDFTQSESDNLDSIVVTTESIIENRATTDSITEFSEFGESSGDNGNAQTSETFVPRASSFGTFSVDIESNEFNVESITVKHSFNEGSTGSSVVEVAQKDLELNVENNRQLLENDRERNKESFEKNKYTNNTSLSADFKYDESSVNLTKVKLQKNDTEGDRKLLENNKYINYTTSPTHVETDEVIANLTGMKSIENDRKLLENHISTNNTTFFADVTEYDMNVTDSLTVSTSSTKNDFEANIVPALVVEHVDVASSLSTPKDEKDGKNLGTESTAPNGPQDRRNASSSDDFSDVVKETRELSREDSSSESETLPSHVNSPEKSEELQRDYPVYNYGQDEVEIVKLNHEIAEDRTTLKNKKLDRFLENELKTNNVPQKSNLVHQTGDLRVITREESNEEFLREFEKMFHEKSAEVDAINEDSYKKVHDNFNNMQSTSKSKSDSLPPRRIYHEKSSETDSIHDDSLKKTHDASNNIQAPIKPNSESSPPLTQQVKIIEVPVDRLHRSSSGSPSSSSSSSSSSSSHRVLVNITIASGDSASSKPLYVLSVSVPTNGDDVNDKQAAKVNVDEVKVHETPVESASSMAKNSVANSEDNRLPPPPQPPSSPPPPIWAGGECECSCPCMGSSSDEWDPFSAIDDTLNFEDQPHNLNLSMDEIDERQESAVFDGVTLKQMDSKDGKETSVSLEKESVKEGTSTSYENDYESTTEESTGTVDWTTTPSYEDESSSVGLSCSGTTPLPPEPTILILEGARTFPARSFPPDGTTFAQVGLGQKLSKEIPPYSYWNMQFYQSEAAYVRFDYNIPRGASIGVYARRNALPTHTQYDLLEVLSGFKARTTRASHVSVIPSIKKEVTHYMEPGHWFLSLYNDDGDPQEVSFIAMIAEDMTHNCPNGCSGKGECLLGHCQCNPGFGGDDCSESVCPVLCSQRGEYINGECQCNPGWKGKECSLRHDECEVPDCNGHGHCTNGKCNCVRGYKGKYCEEVDCPHPTCSGHGFCAEGTCICKKGWKGADCSQMDKEALQCLPDCSGHGNFDLETQTCLCEPMWSGDDCSKELCDLDCGPHGHCVDNACDCLPGWSGELCNLKQCDPRCNEHGQCKNGTCLCVTGWNGKHCTMEGCPNSCSGHGQCRVGNDGQWECRCYDGWDGKDCNVLLEQNCNDGRDNDKDGLIDCADPECCSNHICRSSQLCVSAPKPIDILLRKQPPAITASFFERMKFLIDEGSLQNYARQETFNESMFWNHFNTSRSAVVRGRVVTHLGTGLMGVRVSTSTPLEGFTLTRDDGWFDLLVNGGGAVTLQFGRSPFKPQSHIVFVPWNEVVIIDKIVMSTAEEKQTSHIPYACAAHDYDLMKPVVLATWKHGFQGACPDKSAILAESQVIQESLQIPGTGLNLVYHSSRAAGYLSTIQLQLTPEVIPPTLNLIHLRITIEGILFEKTFEADPVIKFTYAWNRLNVYRQRVYGVTTAMVKVGYEYNDCKDIIWDVQTTKLSGHDMSISEVGGWNLDIHHRYNFHEGILQKGDGSNIYLKQKPRVILTTMGDGHQRSLDCYDCDRQAEASNQRLLAPVALATASDGSIFVGDFNLVRKILVDGTVRTVVRLNATRVSYRYHIALSPLDGSLYISDPESHQIIRVRDTNDYSEPDHNWETVVGSGERCLPGDEAHCGDGALARDAKLAYPKGVAVSADNVLYFADGTNIRMVDRDGIITTVIGNHMHKSHWKPIPCEGTLNVEEVHLRWPTELAINPLDNSLHMIDDHMVLQLAPDGRVKVVAGRPLHCASPSSSFDTELATHATLVMPQSIAFGPSGNLYIAESDSQRINRVRVIGTDGKISPYAGAESKCNCLERGCDCFDADHYLASTSKFNTISAVAVSPDGVVHIGDQANYRIRSVMASIPDASGAREYEIYSPDTQEIYVFNRFGQHVATKNILTGEIVYQFTYNVNTSNGKLSTVTDAAGNKVFLLRDYSSQVNSIENTKGQKCRLRMSRMKMLHELSTPDNYNVTFDYHGPTGLLKTKLDSTGRSYVYNYDEFGRLTSAVTPTGEVISLTFDLSLKGAVVKVGQNNRKPISMLIKGSSVVTKVGEAEQRTTVLSDGSVGQVTPWAHTVSTDTLPYSVLAEIEPLLGESYPVPAKQRTEIAGDLANRFEWRYFLRKFQGNKYRSESKTVAQVGRKLRINGDILLSLEYDRETNSVAVFMDDDAELLNVTYDRTARPVKWGPRNGIFSGVELEYDRFSRLTSWTWGDISETYGFDRAGRLYEIKYSDGTSMVYAFKDMFSSLPLKVTTPRGSDYLLQYDEAGALQSLTTPRGHIHAFSLQTSLGFYKYQYYSPMNRHPYEILYNDDGQILAKVYPHQSGKVAYVYDHTGKLETTLAGLSSIHYTYQETTSLVHSIDINEPNFEMRIEYKYHAGIVKDEKIKFGSKSGLDNARYRYQYDGNARISGIEVDINGKQLPQLRLKYNQNLGILEGVGDLRIYRNLFNRSVMQDSSKQFFTVTDYDEHGRVKTVLMNIRSLDVFRMELEYDNRNRIKMRKLSIGKDAMEKKEWTKMEKITYNADGHVLEVADTENNWQYAYDENGNVIGVTEHNEKIALGYDSGDRVVQYGDVEFNSYDGRGFVVIRGEHKYRYNSRGQLIHASEHKKFQIWYFYDDRGRLVAWNDDRENITQFFYANPKTPDLITHIHFPKSSKTFRFLYDSRNFLMTVETSEQRFYVATDQNGSPLALFDTNGNLIKEMRRTPFGKIIKDTNPDFYLPIDFHGGLLDPNTKLVYLNKRLYDPTVGQWMTPAWEQMANELTTPTDIFIYRFRNNDPINFKQNVEYMTDLASWLKLYGYDISAMLGSEYMKQMVYQPSATITSPQLTPDFGVMSGLQCIVNRVHEKFSDLGFVPKPLLKLEPKTRNLLPRVAHRRAVFGEGILVSRVGGRSLVSVVDGVNSVVQDVVTSVFNNSYFLPLHFSVHDQDVFYFVKDNALKIRDDMEELRRLGGMFNVSTHETTEHGAGTWKELRLHNPDAAVVIKYGADPEQERHRILKHAHKRAVERAWEIEKQLVMAGFQGRGDWSKEEKDELISRGTVSGYEGVDIHSVHRYPQLADDPGNVAFTRDTKRKRRKSGNRRNRIHRHDS, via the exons GGTGTTTGTTGGACAATTCGGCGCCGCGGGGCCCGCCCGATGTGCCACCCCGTAACCCTACAATGAGCCGCGTCAACGGAAGATTGCCAGGAAGCCACGCAGCCAGCGATCACGAGCGTGATCCCGACCTCCAGCCGTCCTGCCTCGTACGCACTTCATCAGGCGGCTTCTACAGTATACCAA AGATACCGAAGAATGAGTACAACAACAAGAATCAGTCCACGGGGAATAGTCCAATAAAAGTCGAGCTGCAGAACAACATGGACAG GGTACCTTTACCGTATGGCCACGCGCCCTCAATGATCCCAATGAGGAGACAAAGCATTCGCTGCCATTTTGTCAAAGGGGTTGACTGGTGCAGCTGGAAATTAATTGCCATGATACTGCTTATTGTCTCGCTGTGTATAACGGCGGCACTAGCCTACGTAGTAG TTTCCAGCATACTGAACCGGTCGTACCAAAGCACGAAAACGTGCGCAGTTCTGGTTGGCGAGAACTCGGATACAAAACCACTGTCCTCGGACGGAAACAAGACCTCTTCTTCAGCAACCGCGTCCTCGTCGCAGTCGAGCGGGCGAACACGGCAACAAGCATCCTCAGGAGGTAGTATTAACCCATCGGCTAGCATGTTAGAGCACGCGTACACCCGTAAACGTAGGGACACGTTTAACCAGCATGCGTTGCACCAAACTGTCGCATCCCGCGAACGTGAACAGCTCTCGTCGACCGTGACAAACGAACCGACGTCACAGTTCAACGAGGATCGTCCTGGTATGGTTAATGTGCATGAAACGGAGCATGCGGACGATCAAAAATCTTCTTCGTCGTTGCCTTTGTCATCAACGAGTCCATTGGGATCGTTGCTTCGTGCGAATGTCTCTGACTCTTCGGTTATTACTAATAATTACACCACTGCCGCTACATCCTCCTCTGTTCACCCTGCTGCTAGTGACTCTTTCGTTTCACTTAACGACCAACCTCCAGAGAGTCAAATCAACAACGATTTCACGCAGTCTGAGTCGGATAATTTAGATTCGATTGTTGTCACTACAGAATCGATCATTGAGAATCGGGCTACAACAGATTCGATCACCGAATTTAGCGAGTTTGGTGAGTCGAGTGGAGACAATGGTAACGCTCAGACTAGTGAAACTTTCGTCCCTAGGGCGTCCAGTTTTGGAACGTTCTCGGTAGACATAGAATCGAACGAGTTTAACGTCGAATCGATCACCGTGAAACATTCGTTCAACGAGGGTAGTACTGGTAGTAGTGTTGTAGAAGTTGCACAGAaagatttagaattaaatGTAGAGAATAATAGACAGTTACTAGAAAACGATAGAGAACGTAATAAAGAATCGtttgaaaagaataaatacaCAAATAATACGTCTTTGTCCGCGGATTTCAAATATGACGAATCCAGTGTGAATCTTACTAAAGTAAAGTTACAAAAGAACGATACAGAGGGCGATAGAaagttattagaaaataataagtaCATCAATTACACTACTTCGCCCACGCATGTCGAAACTGACGAGGTCATCGCGAATCTCACTGGCATGAAATCAATAGAGAACGATAGAAAGTTACTAGAAAACCATATATCTACAAATAACACGACTTTCTTTGCGGATGTCACTGAGTATGATATGAATGTCACCGATTCGTTAACCGTAAGTACAAGTTCAACAAAGAATGATTTCGAAGCAAATATTGTGCCAGCGCTGGTAGTAGAGCACGTAGATGTGGCTAGTTCGTTAAGCACCCCGAAGGACGAGAAAGACGGTAAGAATCTGGGAACTGAAAGTACTGCTCCGAACGGACCACAGGATCGCAGGAACGCGAGTTCTTCCGATGATTTTTCGGATGTTGTGAAGGAAACACGAGAACTCTCCCGAGAAGATTCTTCGTCCGAGTCTGAAACTTTGCCCAGTCATGTGAACAGTCCTGAGAAATCCGAAGAATTACAGAGAGACTATCCTGTTTATAATTACGGGCAAGACGAGGTGGAAATTGTCAAATTAAATCATGAAATAGCTGAAGATCGTACCACATTGAAGAACAAGAAGCTGGACCGTTTTTTGGAGAATGAATTGAAGACCAACAATGTTCCTCAGAAATCAAATTTGGTGCATCAGACTGGTGATCTGAGGGTTATCACTAGAGAAGAGAGTAACGAGGAGTTCTTGAGAGAGTTTGAGAAAATGTTTCACGAAAAATCTGCAGAGGTTGACGCTATAAACGAAGATTCATATAAAAAAGTGcacgataattttaataacatgcAATCTACAAGTAAATCTAAGTCCGATTCACTACCACCGCGGAGAATTTATCACGAAAAATCTTCAGAAACCGATTCTATACACGACGATTCGCTGAAAAAGACACACGATGCTTCTAACAATATTCAAGCTCCGATCAAACCTAACTCTGAATCGTCACCACCATTGACACAGCAAGTGAAGATCATCGAAGTACCAGTCGATCGTCTTCATCGATCTTCATCAGGTTCACCAAGTTCATCGAGCTCTTCATCTTCATCCTCATCATCGCATCGGGTGCTTGTGAACATCACGATAGCTTCTGGAGACTCGGCTTCCTCGAAACCGCTTTACGTGCTGTCTGTCTCTGTCCCAACCAATGGTGACGATGTCAATGACAAACAAGCCGCTAAAGTAAACGTGGACGAGGTTAAGGTTCACGAGACACCTGTGGAAAGTGCTTCGAGCATGGCAAAGAACTCTGTCGCGAATTCTGAGGACAATCGATTGCCTCCGCCGCCTCAGCCACCATCTTCTCCACCGCCACCAATTTGGGCTGGTGGCGAGTGCGAGTGCTCATGTCCATGCATGGGCTCATCCTCTGATGAGTGGGATCCATTTTCAGCCATAGATGATACCCTGAACTTCGAGGATCAACCACATAATTTGAATCTTTCGATGGATGAAATAGATGAGCGTCAAGAGTCTGCAGTGTTTGATGGGGTCACACTGAAACAGATGGACTCTAAGGACGGAAAGGAAACTTCTGTAAGTTTGGAGAAGGAGTCCGTAAAAGAAGGAACGAGTACGAGCTATGAGAATGATTATGAATCGACGACTGAGGAGAGTACTGGGACTGTTGACTGGACTACTACTCCGAGTTATGAGGATGAGTCGAGCAGTGTAGGCTTGTCGTGTTCTGGGACAACGCCATTACCCCCAGAACCCACTATACTGATCCTGGAAG GTGCAAGAACTTTCCCCGCCAGGTCCTTTCCACCTGACGGCACGACTTTCGCCCAAGTGGGTCTCGGACAGAAGCTCAGCAAAGAGATTCCACCATACAGCTACTGGAACATGCAATTCTACCAGTCGGAAGCCGCGTACGTGCGATTCGACTATAATATTCCTCGTGGAGCCAGTATCGGCGTTTACGCAAGAAGAAACGCTCTTCCTACGCACACGCAGTACGATCTTCTGGAAGTACTGAGTGGTTTCAAGGCCAGAACCACACGGGCGTCCCATGTTAGTGTTATT CCATCGATCAAGAAGGAAGTGACGCACTATATGGAGCCTGGTCATTGGTTCCTTTCGTTGTACAATGACGACGGTGATCCTCAGGAAGTGTCGTTTATAGCTATGATCGCGGAAGACATGACGCACAATTGTCCGAATGGCTGTAGTGGAAAGGGCGAATGTCTGCTGGGTCACTGCCAATGTAATCCTGGTTTCGGTGGCGACGATTGCAGCGAGAGCGTTTGTCCTGTTCTTTGTAGTCAACGCG GCGAGTACATAAACGGAGAGTGCCAATGCAACCCTGGCTGGAAGGGCAAGGAATGTTCCCTGCGACACGACGAATGCGAAGTGCCTGATTGTAACGGACACGGCCATTGCACCAATGGAAAGTGCAATTGCGTACGTGGCTACAAAGGAAAGTATTGCGAGGAAGTGGACTGCCCTCATCCGACTTGCTCTGGCCATGGTTTCTGCGCGGAGGGCACCTGCATTTGTAAGAAGGGGTGGAAAGGAGCAGATTGTAGCCAGATGGACAAAGAAGCGTTACAGTGTCTGCCCGATTGCAGCGGGCATGGAAATTTCGATCTTGAGACGCAGACTTGTCTATGTGAGCCTATGTGGTCTGGAGACGACTGCTCGAAag aattatGCGATTTGGATTGCGGTCCCCACGGGCATTGCGTTGACAATGCTTGCGACTGTTTGCCCGGATGGTCCGGCGAATTGTGTAATCTAAAGCAATGCGATCCTCGATGCAACGAACACGGCCAATGTAAAAACGGGACCTGTTTGTGCGTGACTGGTTGGAATGGAAAACACTGCACCATGGAAGGTTGCCCGAATTCCTGCTCTGGACACGGACAATGTAGAGTCGGCAACGATGGTCAATGGGAATGCAGGTGCTACGATGGCTGGGATGGCAAGGACTGCAACGTACTTCTTGAACAGAACTGCAATGACGGAAGAGACAACGACAAAG ACGGTCTCATCGATTGTGCGGATCCGGAATGTTGCTCGAATCATATATGTCGTAGCAGCCAACTTTGCGTGTCAGCACCGAAGCCGATCGATATACTTCTGCGAAAGCAGCCACCGGCCATCACCGCTTCCTTCTTCGAGaggatgaaatttttaatcgacgaaGGCAGTCTTCAAAATTACGCGCGTCAAGAAACCTTCAACGAGAG TATGTTCTGGAATCACTTCAACACAAG TCGATCGGCTGTTGTCCGTGGCCGCGTTGTCACGCATCTTGGCACCGGTCTGATGGGAGTGCGAGTCAGTACCAGCACACCCCTGGAAGGCTTCACCTTGACGAGAGACGACGGCTGGTTCGATCTCCTGGTGAACGGCGGTGGCGCGGTCACTTTACAATTTGGAAGATCGCCATTCAAACCGCAGAGCCACATTGTTTTTGTACCATGGAACGAG GTGGTAATAATCGATAAGATAGTCATGAGCACCGCAGAAGAGAAGCAAACAAGCCACATTCCATACGCTTGTGCAGCGCACGATTACGACCTGATGAAACCAGTGGTCCTGGCAACGTGGAAGCACGGATTCCAGGGAGCGTGCCCTGACAAAAGTGCTATTCTGGCCGAGTCCCAAGTTATACAAGAAAGCCTGCAAATACCTGGCACGGGCCTCAATCTCGTTTACCATAGCTCCAGAGCAGCCGGCTATCTCTCCACCATACAGCTGCAGTTGACTCCAGAAGTCATACCTCCAACCCTTAATCTAATTCATCTGAGAATCACAATCGAAGGAATTCTGTTCGAGAAAACCTTCGAAGCAGACCCAGTGATAAAATTCACTTATGCTTGGAATCGACTGAACGTGTATAGACAACGCGTTTATGGTGTCACCACTGCTATGGTGAAAGTTGGATACGAGTATAATGATTGCAAAGATATTATTTGGGATGTTCAAACGACGAAACTGAGTGGCCATGACATGTCTATTTCTGAAGTTGGAGGCTGGAATTTGGATATCCATCATAGATACAATTTCCACGAGGGGATTCTTCAGAAAGGAGATGgctcgaatatttatttgaagcaGAAGCCTAGAGTGATTTTGACCACTATGGGCGATGGACACCAGAGGTCTCTGGATTGCTATGATTGCGATAGACAAGCAGAAGCTTCTAACCAGAGGCTTCTTGCACCCGTTGCTCTTGCAACTGCTTCTGATGGATCTATCTTTGTTGGGGACTTCAATCTTGTCAGAAAGATTCTTGTCGATGGCACTGTTAGAACTGTTGTTCGGCTCAA TGCAACAAGGGTATCCTACCGTTACCACATAGCCCTCAGCCCTCTAGACGGCTCCCTCTACATTTCTGACCCAGAATCACACCAAATTATTCGTGTGCGCGACACCAACGATTACTCTGAGCCCGATCACAACTGGGAAACAGTCGTCGGCTCTGGAGAACGTTGTCTTCCTGGCGACGAAGCTCATTGTGGCGACGGTGCTCTGGCCAGAGACGCCAAACTTGCCTATCCCAAAGGAGTAGCAGTCTCTGCAGACAACGTGCTCTATTTCGCCGATGGAACTAACATCAGAATGGTCGACAGAGATGGTATAATCACCACAGTAATTGGAAATCACATGCACAAGTCACACTGGAAGCCAATTCCTTGTGAAGGTACTTTAAACGTGGAAGAAGTTCATCTTCGTTGGCCTACAGAATTAGCAATCAATCCCCTGGACAACTCGTTACACATGATAGATGATCATATGGTGCTTCAATTGGCTCCTGATGGTCGTGTCAAGGTCGTTGCTGGACGTCCTCTTCACTGTGCTTCTCCATCTTCATCGTTTGACACTGAACTAGCTACACATGCAACCTTGGTGATGCCTCAGAGCATTGCATTTGGCCCTTCAGGAAATCTATATATAGCAGAAAGTGATTCTCAAAGGATTAATCGTGTGAGAGTGATTGGTACAGATGGTAAAATTTCACCATATGCTGGAGCGGAATCCAAGTGTAATTGTTTGGAACGTGGTTGtgattgtttcgacgctgacCATTATCTTGCTTCCACTTCGAAGTTTAATACGATATCTGCAGTTGCCGTTTCTCCTGATGGAGTGGTTCATATTGGTGATCAAGCGAATTACAGGATTCGATCCGTGATGGCCAGCATTCCTGATGCTAGTGGCGCTAGAGAGTATGAGATTTATTCTCCAGACACTCAAGAAATCTATGTATTCAATAGATTTGGTCAACATGTTGCTACCAAGAACATACTCACTGGAGAGATTGTTTATCAGTTTACTTATAATGTAAATACTAGCAATGGAAAGCTTAGCACTGTCACAGATGCAGCTGGGAATAAAGTATTCTTGTTAAGAGACTACAGTAGCCAGGTGAACTCCATTGAGAACACTAAGGGACAGAAGTGCAGGCTGAGGATGTCTAGAATGAAGATGTTGCACGAATTGAGCACTCCAGACAATTATAATGTAACTTTCGATTACCATGGACCCACTGGTTTATTGAAAACCAAATTAGACAGCACAGGAAGGAGTTATGTGTACAATTATGATGAATTTGGCAGACTCACTTCTGCAGTCACTCCAACAGGCGAAGTAATCAGTCTGACTTTCGATCTAAGTTTGAAAGGAGCAGTTGTGAAGGTTGGACAGAATAATAGGAAACCAATCTCAATGCTCATCAAAGGATCGTCTGTGGTTACGAAGGTTGGAGAGGCTGAGCAGAGAACAACAGTTCTTTCTGATGGTTCAGTGGGTCAGGTCACACCATGGGCTCACACTGTCAGTACAGATACCTTACCATACTCAGTATTAGCGGAAATAGAACCATTGTTAGGTGAAAGCTACCCAGTTCCTGCTAAGCAGAGAACAGAGATCGCTGGGGATTTAGCAAACAGATTCGAATGGCGATACTTTCTTAGAAAGTTTCAAGGGAATAAATATAGAAGCGAATCGAAGACTGTGGCACAAGTTGGTAGAAAGCTCCGCATCAACGGGGACATTTTATTGTCTCTTGAATATGATAGAGAAACTAACAGCGTGGCAGTGTTCATGGATGATGATGCGGAGCTTCTAAATGTCACCTATGACAGAACGGCGAGACCAGTTAAATGGGGACCcagaaatggaattttctcCGGTGTAGAACTTGAATATGATCGGTTTAGTAGATTGACAAGCTGGACCTGGGGAGATATCAGTGAAACCTATGGCTTTGATAGGGCTGGAAGATTgtacgaaattaaatatagtGATGGAACATCCATGGTGTATGCATTTAAAGACATGTTCAGTAGTCTTCCACTGAAAGTAACTACACCAAGAGGAAGTGATTATTTGTTGCAATATGATGAAGCTGGAGCACTGCAGTCGTTAACTACTCCTAGAGGACATATTCATGCGTTCTCACTACAGACTTCTCTTGGGTTCTATAAATATCAGTACTATTCGCCGATGAACAGACATCCGTACGAGATTTTGTATAATGATGATGGACAGATCCTGGCCAAAGTGTACCCGCATCAGAGTGGCAAGGTTGCTTACGTTTATGATCATACTGGGAAGCTGGAAACTACTCTTGCTG GACTGTCTTCGATCCACTACACGTATCAAGAAACCACGAGCCTGGTCCATAGCATCGACATTAACGAACCCAATTTCGAGATGCGTATAGAGTACAAATATCACGCAGGAATCGTTAAAGATGAAAAGATCAAATTCGGTAGCAAGAGTGGCTTGGACAACGCACGCTATCGTTACCAATACGATGGCAATGCCAGGATATCCGGTATCGAAGTTGACATCAACGGCAAACAACTTCCACAATTACGTCTGAAATACAACCAAAACCTGGGAATATTGGAAGGCGTAGGAGATCTCagaatatatagaaatctCTTTAACAGATCTGTAATGCAAGATAGTAGCAAACAATTCTTCACCGTCACTGATTATGACGAGCATGGTCGAGTTAAAACAGTTTTGATGAACATTAGATCATTGGATGTGTTTAGAATGGAACTCGAATATGATAACCGAAATCGTATAAAGATGAGGAAATTGTCTATTGGAAAAGATGCCATGGAGAAGAAAGAATGGACAAAGATGGAGAagataacttataacgctgaCGGACATGTTTTAGAAGTTGCTGATACTGAGAATAATTGGCAATATGCTTATGATGAAAATGGTAATGTGATTGGAGTTACAGAACATAATGAGAAGATCGCATTAGGTTATGATAGTGGAGATCGGGTTGTTCAATACGGTGACGTTGAGTTTAACTCTTACGATGGACGAGGATTCGTTGTTATTCGAGGAGAGCACAAGTATAG ATATAATTCACGCGGTCAACTGATCCACGCTTCCGAGCATAAGAAGTTCCAGATCTGGTACTTCTACGACGACCGTGGCCGATTGGTCGCCTGGAATGACGACCGCGAGAACATCACGCAGTTCTTCTATGCGAATCCAAAGACGCCGGATTTGATCACGCACATCCACTTCCCGAAGTCCTCGAAAACCTTCCGATTCCTCTACGACTCCCGCAATTTCCTCATGACAGTGGAGACATCAGAGCAAAGATTCTACGTTGCAACAGATCAAAATGGCTCTCCTCTAGCACTCTTTGATACCAATGGAAACCTGATAAAGGAGATGAGACGTACACCATTTGGAAAAATCATCAAGGACACCAATCCAGACTTCTACTTGCCCATAGACTTCCACGGTGGTCTCCTGGATCCAAACACTAAATTAGTTTACCTAAACAAGCGCTTGTACGACCCGACTGTTGGCCAGTGGATGACACCAGCGTGGGAACAAATGGCCAACGAACTCACCACTCCAACCGACATTTTCATCTATCGTTTCCGTAATAATGatccaattaatttcaaacaGAATGTGGAATACATGACTGATCTGGCTAGTTGGCTGAAGCTATATGGCTACGATATTTCTGCAATGCTTGGTTCCGAGTACATGAAACAAATGGTGTACCAACCTAGCGCAACCATCACATCACCTCAATTAACTCCAGACTTTGGTGTCATGTCTGGTTTACAGTGCATTGTGAATCGCGTACATGAAAAGTTCTCAGATCTAGGTTTCGTCCCTAAGCCATTACTCAAGCTGGAACCAAAGACAAGGAACCTTCTTCCCAGAGTGGCTCATCGTCGCGCCGTCTTTGGAGAAGGTATCCTAGTTTCCCGTGTCGGTGGAAGATCACTTGTCAGTGTAGTAGACGGTGTGAACAGCGTAGTCCAGGATGTAGTGACATCCGTGTTCAACAACTCATACTTCTTACCTCTACACTTCAGTGTCCACGATCAAGACGTGTTCTACTTTGTGAAAGACAATGCACTGAAAATTCGTGATGACATGGAGGAACTTCGTCGTCTAGGTGGCATGTTCAACGTCTCAACTCATGAAACTACCGAACACGGTGCAGGTACCTGGAAAGAACTGAGATTACACAATCCAGACGCTGCTGTGGTGATCAAGTACGGAGCTGATCCCGAACAAGAGAGACACAGAATATTAAAACACGCTCATAAACGAGCAGTAGAAAGAGCTTGGGAGATAGAAAAGCAATTGGTTATGGCTGGTTTCCAAGGAAGAGGCGACTGGtctaaagaagaaaaagatgaacTAATTAGTCGAGGCACGGTTAGTGGCTACGAAGGTGTGGACATTCATAGTGTGCATAGATATCCACAATTAGCTGACGATCCTGGTAATGTAGCGTTCACGAGAGATACcaaaaggaaacgaagaaagagtgGAAACAGGCGTAACAGAATCCACAGGCATGACTCGTGA